The Equus asinus isolate D_3611 breed Donkey chromosome 14, EquAss-T2T_v2, whole genome shotgun sequence genomic sequence ccaaataaccaaaataatattgaaaagtagaacaaagttggaggtctcacacttcccaatttcaaagcatactataaagctacagcaaccAAACAATGAGGTCCTGGCATAAGGATAAACATAGAgacaaatggaatagaattgcgagtctagaaataaacccatatatctatggtcaaccaatttttgacaagggtgcccaGACAATTCAATAGAGGAGAGAACAGTCTCCTCAACAATGGGTGCTTGGAGAACTGGATATCCTACTGCAAGGACTGCTACCTCACAGCATCAtaaaaaaccaactcaaaatgatCAACGacataaatgtaagagctaaagctaTAAGACTCTTCAAGAAAACAtgggagtaaatctttgtgaccatgaatttggcaatgatttcttagatatgacatcaaaagcataagcaacaaaagaaaaagtaaatatttggacttcaccaaaattaaaacattttgtacatcaaaagacactatgAAGGGGGCTGGCCTTCTggagtagtggttgagttcagcatgctccactttggtggcccatgttcacaggttcagattctgggcatggacctacaccactatcagccacgctgtggtagagcccacatacaaaataggggaggactggcacagacgttagcttggggctaatcttcctcaagcaaaaaaagaggaagattggcaacagatgttagctcaggatgaatcttcctcagcaaaaaaaaagaaaaagaaaagaaaagaaaaaaagactatcaagaaagtgaaagtagcctacagaatgggagaaaatatttgcatatttgcaaatcatatatctgataagggtctagtatccagaatatataaaaaactattACAACGGAACAACAAAGACAACTCAATCTATGTATGGGTAAAGcacttgaataggcatttctccaagaagacatacaaatggccaacaagcacatggaaagatgctcaacatcactagtcattagaaaaatgcaaatcaaaaccacagtgagataccacttcacacccgcTAGGATGGTCaaaatagaaaaactggaaaataacgAGTGCTGTGGAGATTGGGGAGAAATTACAACCCTCATTCATGGTTGATGGGAACGTGGAATGGTGCAGTTGCTGTGGAACACCGTCAGTTccccaaaaagttaaacaaagaaTTGCCACGTGATCCAGTAATTACACTCCtcaatatatacacaaaagaattaaaaagaggggtttaaacaaaaatttgtatactaatgtttatagcagctctattcacaatactcaaaaggtagaaacaacacAGATGTCCATAATgaatgaacggataaacaaactgtgttatatccatacaacggacgtaatattactcagccataaaaaagaatgaaattctgatacatggatgatcttgaaaacattttgctaagtgaaagaagccaaacacaaaaggtcacatgtatgattccatttacatgaaatatccagaatagctAAATCCAGAGAGATGAAAagcaggttagtggttgccaaaGGCCGGAAGGAGGGGGTAATGGGAGTGACTGCTGAATGGCTATGGGATTTCCCCCggcagtgatgaaaatgttttgaaacttgaTAGAGTTGATGGTTatacattgtgaatgtactaaatgccactgaattgtctactttaaagtggttaatttaatgttatatgaacaaaataaagaaaaaaaaaaggaatgacgTATAGACACACAGACTACAACATGGAtacaccttgaaaacattatcctaagtgagagaagccaggcaCAGAAGAGCACATTGTGTGTGATATGAAGAGTCCAGAATAAGTaaatccatagaggcagaaaacagattagtggttgccaggagctacGGCCCTAGGACAATGAGGAATTGAGAGCAACAGCTAGTAAGTATGGGATTTCATTTTGAGAGGATGAAAATGCTGCGGTTAGAcagcggtgatggttgcacaactctatgaatacactaaaacccactgagttgtatacattaaaagagagaattttatggtttgtgaattaaatcttaattaaaaaccaaaaacaatgcCAGAGGCCTTTCTTACAAGGACCCGCCCTCCCCAAACTCCCACACCCCTGCAGGCTGGCGGGTGCAGGCTGAGCCAAGCTGGCCCCCCTCTCCACCCTGGCTTCCGGCTCACAGTCTCTGGAAGGGAGAGGAACTCGGTGGGGTACAGAGGTGCTGCCCTCTCAGGAGGAGcagaaggaagcaggagaggagagaatgctGAGCAGGCCAAACGCGGGCCCAGCTGTACAGGGACCAAGGTGGGGGCTGCTGTGGCCCAGCCGGTGATAGAGCACAATATGCCCTTTCCCCACCCATTTGTCCCCAGCCTCACGATTGGTCTCATTGAGGAACCCCCAGCCGGTCACCCAGCAGTTGTTCCGGTTCTGGAACTCGGAGGAGGAGGCCTGGACACAGACGGGCTGGATGTACTTATTGTAGGTGACGAAGGACGACAGCTTCAACAGGGCGATGTCATTGAATAAAACTCCCTTGAATTCGGGGTACATAATAATATCCTGCACCTTGTATCGATGGTAGAAGGCCCACAGGTTCCAGAAAGGTGGCCTAGCAGAGTGCTCACCAAACTGGACTGTCCACTCATAGGGATCCTTGTTCctggcaggggaggagagaggggccacCTGCGCATCCCGGGCCGGCTCCATGAGGTGAGACTGCCGGGGCTGCTGCTGGGGCTCATGCGGGATGCTGTCAACAGGTCTTCTTACAGGCCAAAGCGTCCAGGGGAGAAAGGGTGAGAGCCCACAGAGGCCACCACCAAAGTCCCagaccctgggggtggggggaggggtgcctccctctgcctctcatcTGGCCAGTCACTCaaccagcccctctcctccccagcccacctAAGGAAAGAAGGAGCAGATGCACGGGTGCCAAAGTGGGACACTCAGCAGGGTGGAGTCAGAACAGCTTCCGAGGCGGCTGTCAGCccaggccaggctctgtgcccagCACTTACCCGGCTCAGCTcattcctcccacccctgggACACCTCCACGGGGGGTGGGATGAGGAAGGGGAAGGCTGGTGGTGtcatttggggagaagagaagacaagagagaaaagaaaagaacacgaCACACCAATGTGCACGGGAACGTTCTGGAAGAAAGTTCTGGAAGAACCTGAACCGGGTCCTTCCAGGGGCACTAACGGGAACTCGTGTGGATGTAACTGACTGGGACTAGGTCTGGGGCTCAGGAGAACAGAAGGGCCGGGGGGTCGCGCACGTCCTGGTGGAGCCTcagcctccacccacccccagaCTCACTTTACAAAGCAGTGCGCGGCCGAGAGCACCCAGCGGTGGTTGAGCAGGGTCCCTCCGCAGTGGTGGCCTTTAGGCAGGCGCAGGCTGCCCATCCACGGCCAGCGCCCGTGCACCGATTCTTGTCCGCCCATCACGAGCGAGTGGATGGTCTGTCGGCCACAGGGCCCTGGGATGGACAGTCGGACACGCGGCTGAGCTGCAGGAGGCAGGCTCACCCTCGTGCCCTCGCCCACTGGGGTGCGCGAAGGGAAGGGGCTCTCCGGGAAACCGCGCGCGTGCTGGGGTCGTCAGCCCACGGAGAAGGGGATGCTGGGAGCCCTCCCCACGTGGTCCGCAGGTGCCCGCCCCTTTCCCCCACGGTCCCATCAGTTACATGTGAGCAACGACGAGTTCTCGAAACCTGGAGTCggggagagaaaaagatgagGCGCCCTTTGCGCTCCGGCCCAGGTGCCTTACGCAGGGAAGCGCGCGTCCTGGGCGCCTTACCTGGAAACAGCACGTCCTGATCCTGCAACCCTGAGGGGAGACGAGAAGGTCAGCTGCCCTGGGTGTCCACGCGCCCCATCCTCCCCCATCACCCCTGGGTCGGCCGGCAGCTCCCGCCTGAGCTCACCCCGCTTCCCGAGTTCGACTCCCACCAACAGCTGCGCCAGCAGCAGCGCCCCGAGCCGGACGTCCATGGCCTGCTCTCGGGCCCGCCGCTTGGCGCCCCGTCTGCTTCCGCCTGCTCCAGGGCCCGGCGGGGCGCCCCCTGGGGGAGAAAGAGCGACAGGAACCTTGGCCCCCACCGTCTGCCCCCTTGACCTCTCCGGGTGCGAGAGCTGTTTGGGAACATGATACCTCACAGTGCCCCAGCTTTGAGCTCGTGCTGGGGCTGGGTCCCCCAACCACGCCCCTTGATGTGGCCGGGGAAGCAGCGCGCCCCCACAATCCCTTTCTTGTCTGCAACCCTGGGGTTCTGGCTGCCTCCTTTTCTACCCACTCCTTCCTCCAAGAAGGCTCAAGGACGTGGCCCACAGCCAGGCCTTCCAAAGGTACGATAACGAGTCCTTGAGTGCCCACTGGAGGCCTAGCACTGTGGGCTGAGGCGGGAAGAGAGGTTCCCTTGCAGGACTTCCTGGGGGAAATGCAGGCCTTGGGTTTTGTCCTCCCTGCTGGTCCCCGCCTGCCCTGGCTGCCCCTTGGCCGCAGGCCTAGCCCCTCTCATCACCCTCCTCCAGATTAAATCGTGAAAGTTGAATTGGCCTTTCACAAACTTTTTTGCCCGGGGTTTTAGGGGGAAGGAAATTGCCAAAATGGGAGAGAGACACCGCTAGGCTGTCCATCTCAGTGTCACTGTGAGCAGTGACTCTCCAGACAGGGGTCCTAGGAGGACCGTGCCTGCTCGGTGCCCCTCTGCGTGTCCTGAACCAGGTCCAGGGTGGGGTTCGCAGAGCGATGAGTTTCCCAGCATTGGCTTCTGGGGCTCCCTCCAGGCAGGGGAGCCAGGCTGGAACCCGCAGGAGGTGTCCACTCTGTGGGAACCCTGGGTcttgggcctggccctggggtcaCCCCAACGGGCCTGGGTGGTGACTATCATGGGAATCAGCTGCTGGCAGCAGGGGCAGGCAGAGCCAGGGTCCCCgcctggagcagggagagagggctCCAGATGATGTCCTCGATCCAGAGTACGCTGAGGGAGATGCCCATGAGACACCAAGCCATTGGTAACTACAGAACCTTCTCGAGAGGATGCAGGCGGCCTGTCACCAAACCTCCTTGACTGCACACACTGGCGTGACCCCCGCCAAGTCACCCTACAGAGAGAGGGCCAGTGGGTGTGGGCTCAGGCTGGCAGAGTCAGGAGCAGCATGGGTCCCAGGGAAGCCAGGGCTAGGTAGGGACTGGGTCCCTGGGCATGGCAAGGGGATGAGTTTTCCCCGACATAGTCCTTAGCACCTGAGCATTTGTGACTGGCCAGTCTCCTGGGAACTCCCTACAGTCAAGGCCAAGGGTGGCTCATTGTCCAGGAGGCAGCACCAGAAACCCCCCCTGGCTCgggagggaggcccagggagcCCCTTCTCCACTGTAGCCCTAGGGATCGCTTAAGCCGCAAACCCTGGGACTCCCCACGGTCCTTGAGAGCCCCTTCCTCTGGCTCTCCCCCACTCTGGCCACctgcctgtcccctccccctgccgTCCTTTCCTAGTGAGCTCCAAGCTTGCTTCGGCCGTGGGGTCGCCTCTCCCTGCAGACTCCTCCCAGATGGTCACACGGTGGGCTTCATCACAGCattcaagagagaaaagaaagagatgaaaacgAGGCCAGAGTCAAGATGATGGTTAACATGACCTGCTCAAGGCTGGACTAtgggcagaaataaaaaaattacattttaactttGACTGTCACCGCATGGCCAGAGAACAGTGCCGTGGTCCTGCCCTGCAGTGAGGACATTTAGAAAGCCCCGGCATGAGATCCACTCTAGCGGGGAAGGACTGGCCTCAGAACCGGACTCAGCCTTAACCGTGCACGCTCTGCACTCTGCCTTTAAAAACCAGCCACCCCAAGACTGAAGGGGGTTCACCTATCAACTTGCCGGTTGAGGTGTACTTCCCCGGTTTGCAAACCCTTTGACAAagcctctcttttctttaaaacttatctttaggggccgacccagtggcatagtggttaagttcttgcgctccgcttcggcggcccagggtttgccggttcgaattCCAGGCATGCACCTAGCACccctggtcaagccatgctgtggcagcaccccacacagAGGCACTAGAAGGACttgtaactaggatatacaactatgtgctgggactttggggagaaaacaaacacaaacttaTCTTTGCGTGGTAAAGCTGTACATTTTGGCTAACACAAGTCTCACGTCACCTCCTCAGCAGGGCTTTCCCTGCCCTCTTCCATCTAAAGTGAACCCCATATACTTCCGCTGACTGTCTGTCTCACTACCATGTTGTATTTTCTCCCTAGAACGTGGAAACATCCAAAATCATCTTGTTTGGTCATTTGCGCATGTGGCTGTCAGATGCCCCCAAGGACTGTGTGACACGCTTGGTGAATGTTTGTGGAATTGAAGGGTTGATGGAGGATGACAGGAAAGtgtggcagagggagaaaaggaaggagaaaaaagagggatGCAGATTGGCAGAGGTTCTGGGGGGGGAGGGGCTCTGGCTCGGGGTGCCCAGTCGTCACTGTCATAAAGGCATCTGCTGTGGAGGGGGCACCTGCTGAGGTTGGTGGCCCAGGAGCGGCCCTGACCATGGGCTTCTCCAGGTGGCCCCTCGATGCCCCTTGGGGAATGTCAGCTCTTTGGAATCCAGAGACAGAGTCTGCAAGGCTCAAGGTGGCCCTCAGAGGTCACTGGGGCCCCTACAGGTAGGTGAGGGGGTAGCAtgtcctgccctccctccctcatccatGCTGTCACACCTGGCTGCCACCTCACAATGTCCCCACAGGAGAAGCCTGGAGAAGGTGGGCAGCAGTTGGAGTTCACCTCCATGGTTGCATGTGCAGGAGGGGTCTCCTGGGCGAGGGAAGAGGGGCTCACACTCCTCCCTGGAGCAGCCCAGCTGGTTCCCTAGCACGGCGTCCCAGAGCACACATGTCAGATACGGGCAGTGTCGGGGGCCTTGAGTGCATGGTGACCGCAGTGATGTCACTGGTGGTCAGCCCACAGCTGTAGTCGGGATGCGGGACGATCTTGGAGACCGAGTGCAGGCTCATTTCCTCCAGGGTCCGCTGTAACGCCCAGGTCCAGTGACCTGTGGCTGTCCCTAGCCACCCGCCCCCCCGCCATCCTACCTGCAAGGCTATTCTCTATTTCCACCCAGCTGCCCCTCACCCTGGCTAGTCCCAGGGACCAGGAGTGCCTCCCAGGCTGTCTGGCCATCAGGCGACAGCCCTGGAGGCAGACAGCAGGATACGTGGGCCCCCTGCATCCAGAGAAGGCTCCAGGGAGGGGTGCCTAGGTTCAGGTGAGCTTGGCATCAAGGGCAGAGGACACTGTGGAGAAAGTCCTGGAGAGTGATCTGCAAGGGACAGGTGGGAGCTACAAAAGGTGGAAAGTCCTTGGCATGCTgcctgagggcagagggagctgTTGAAGTGTGTGGCCACTGGGCTCGGTGTGGGTGGGAGAGCCAGGCACAGGTCAGGAGTGTCCCAGGACAGAGGCTGAGGCTCCCACCCAAAGGGGCTcagcctgcccttccttcctccctcccatctcctctGCATAGTGGCCCACAGGGGCCCCCACTCACACCCTTGCCCCTGCCTGAGGTCCCAGGCCTGTGCTCCCTCCTCAGCTGCCGGCTTACACATTTCCAGCCAGTTCCCAGGCTTCCCCCAGAGActggggctgggaagagggagagagatggaaaacaagCTCAGCCTGGCCCCAGCCTTTGCCCTTCATGTCGCAGCGATGTGGATTCACCCCCAGTCCAGCCCATGACCCTGGgactcacccccagccctgccatgACCCTGGGACTCACACACAGCCCTTCCATGACCTTGGGACTCACACTCAGACCTGCCATGACCCTGGGattcacccccagccctgccacgACCTTGGgactcacccccagccctgccatgACCCTGGGattcacccccagccctgccacgACCTTGGgactcacccccagccctgccatgACCCTGGGATTCACACCCAGCCCTGCCATCACCCCAGGACCCCCAGGACATGTTGCTCTGCCATCCCCTGAGCTTAGGgacagggctgctggggagagtGGGCTCCGGCAAGCCCTGGAGCTTGCagccctcagtttccctgtctgaaAGATGGAGATAATAGTAATGTGCTCCTcgcagggctgctgtgagcatCCAGTGACATCCTAAGGGTAAAGCTCCCACACACAGGAGTTCTTTCACATGACACCTCTGGGGtccctgaggcacagggaggaatGCCCTTCTGCCAACTCATCTTTATTGCCTCTCAGACAGACACACCTGCAAAGGCACCAGCCCAACACCAGAGGCTGGACACCCACTTCCAAGAGTCTCAGAAACTCCCAAAGGAATCCCTGAGCGTGGGGGCACCTGGAGACTCAGCTCTGAACGGTGGCCAAGGAGCGGGAAACAGCAGGCTTTGTCTGTGGGGGTTCCCAAGGCGTCAGGGAGGGCGAGAGGGCAACTTAGGGCCCGTGGGGGACACGTGAGAGGCTGACCAGGGAGAGCTTGGGGAAGCGGTCCCTGCAGGAA encodes the following:
- the LOC106825960 gene encoding serine protease 41-like, coding for MGGQESVHGRWPWMGSLRLPKGHHCGGTLLNHRWVLSAAHCFVKRPVDSIPHEPQQQPRQSHLMEPARDAQVAPLSSPARNKDPYEWTVQFGEHSARPPFWNLWAFYHRYKVQDIIMYPEFKGVLFNDIALLKLSSFVTYNKYIQPVCVQASSSEFQNRNNCWVTGWGFLNETNPLLPPYNLQEVEVAIINNSRCNYLFGQPSIFRGVGEDMICAGAEEGGIDSCRGDSGGPVVCQKNGLWIQVGIVSGGSGCGRPNRPGIYTNVSRYFSWMQTLVGRSTPKPDPTQLLLPLALLWAAPLLQLAVRT